From a region of the Xanthomonas rydalmerensis genome:
- a CDS encoding YbjQ family protein: MTDPYNSSPPRAAALPLNDAMVTTALELPGYRIVRNLGIVRGITVRSRSIVGNFLGGLQTIFGGNITIYTQLCEQARLETYRDMLQHARQMGGNAIVAVRYDATELMAGLTEVLCYGTAVVVEPNQR; encoded by the coding sequence ATGACCGATCCGTACAATTCCTCGCCGCCGCGTGCGGCGGCCTTGCCGCTGAACGATGCGATGGTGACCACCGCGCTGGAGCTTCCCGGTTACCGGATCGTGCGCAATCTGGGCATCGTGCGCGGCATCACCGTGCGCTCGCGCTCCATCGTCGGCAATTTCCTGGGCGGGCTGCAGACCATCTTCGGCGGCAATATCACCATCTATACCCAGCTGTGCGAGCAGGCACGCCTGGAGACCTACCGGGACATGCTGCAGCACGCACGGCAGATGGGCGGCAATGCCATCGTCGCAGTGCGCTACGACGCCACCGAGTTGATGGCCGGCCTGACCGAGGTGTTGTGTTACGGCACGGCGGTGGTGGTCGAGCCGAACCAGCGCTGA
- a CDS encoding response regulator, translating to MKSFILVVDDDPDLRRLISEFLSDHGYQVDTAETVAEMRLRMAERQPDLVILDVMMPGEDGLSAARQLASERGAPAVIMLSALGSDTDRIIGLEVGADDYLAKPCNPRELLARVRALLRRSQAATLPPEARGNVYEFAGWRLDVIRRDLRDPTGIFINLSDGEFALLRTFVEHPQRVLSRDQLLDYARGRDTEVYDRAIDSQISRLRRKINERVQTELIRTVRNEGYMLLPSVARL from the coding sequence ATGAAATCCTTCATTCTGGTCGTCGACGACGATCCGGATCTGCGCCGACTCATCAGCGAGTTCCTGAGCGACCACGGATATCAGGTGGACACCGCCGAGACCGTGGCGGAAATGCGCCTACGGATGGCCGAGCGCCAGCCGGACCTGGTGATCCTGGACGTGATGATGCCCGGCGAGGACGGCCTCAGCGCCGCCCGCCAGCTCGCCAGCGAGCGCGGCGCGCCGGCGGTGATCATGCTCAGCGCGCTGGGCAGCGACACCGACCGCATCATCGGCCTGGAAGTGGGCGCCGACGACTACCTGGCCAAGCCGTGCAACCCGCGCGAGCTGCTGGCGCGGGTGCGCGCCCTGCTGCGACGCAGCCAGGCGGCGACGCTGCCGCCGGAAGCGCGCGGCAATGTCTACGAGTTCGCCGGCTGGCGGCTGGACGTGATCCGCCGCGACCTGCGCGACCCCACCGGCATCTTCATCAACCTTTCCGACGGCGAGTTCGCGCTGCTGCGCACCTTCGTCGAGCACCCGCAGCGCGTGCTCAGCCGCGACCAGTTGCTCGACTACGCGCGCGGCCGCGACACCGAGGTCTACGACCGCGCCATCGACAGCCAGATCAGCCGCCTGCGCCGCAAGATCAACGAACGCGTGCAGACCGAACTGATCCGCACCGTGCGCAACGAGGGCTACATGCTGCTGCCGAGCGTCGCCCGCCTGTGA
- a CDS encoding metal/formaldehyde-sensitive transcriptional repressor, translating to MPHTPHEKKRVLARIRRLRGQTEALERALEGGAECAAVLQQIAAIRGAVNGLMSEVMEAHVREEFGQPASSDAQRAARVREMGMLVRSYLK from the coding sequence ATGCCGCATACCCCGCACGAGAAGAAGCGCGTCCTTGCCCGCATCCGCCGCCTGCGCGGCCAGACCGAAGCGCTGGAGCGCGCGCTCGAGGGCGGCGCCGAGTGCGCGGCGGTGTTGCAGCAGATCGCCGCCATCCGCGGTGCGGTCAACGGCCTCATGTCCGAGGTGATGGAAGCCCACGTTCGCGAAGAATTCGGCCAGCCCGCCAGCTCCGACGCGCAGCGCGCCGCGCGCGTGCGCGAGATGGGCATGCTGGTCCGCTCCTATCTCAAGTGA
- a CDS encoding S-(hydroxymethyl)glutathione dehydrogenase/class III alcohol dehydrogenase, whose product MKSRAAVAFEAGQPLQIVEIDVEPPRQGEVLVRITHTGVCHTDAFTLSGDDPEGIFPAVLGHEGGGIVEAVGEGVTSVKVGDHVIPLYTAECRKCKFCLSGKTNLCQAVRATQGKGLMPDGTTRFSYNGQPIYHYMGCSTFSEYTVVPEISLAVVNPEAPLEKVCLLGCGVTTGIGAVHNTAKVKEGDSVAVFGLGGIGLAVIQGAVQAKAGRILAIDTNPGKFELARSMGATDCINPKDYSKPIQEVIVELTDGGVDFSFECIGNVHVMRSALECCHKGWGESVIIGVAGAGQEISTRPFQLVTGRVWRGSAFGGVKGRTQLPGMVEQAMHGEIDLDPFITHTLPLDEINEAFHLMHEGKSIRTVIHF is encoded by the coding sequence ATGAAATCCCGAGCCGCCGTTGCCTTCGAAGCCGGCCAGCCGCTGCAGATCGTGGAGATCGATGTCGAGCCGCCGCGCCAGGGCGAGGTGCTGGTGCGCATCACCCACACCGGCGTATGCCATACCGACGCGTTCACGCTGTCCGGCGACGACCCGGAAGGCATCTTCCCGGCGGTGCTCGGCCACGAGGGCGGCGGCATCGTCGAAGCGGTGGGCGAGGGCGTGACCAGCGTCAAGGTCGGCGACCACGTGATCCCGCTGTACACGGCCGAATGCCGCAAGTGCAAGTTCTGCCTGTCCGGCAAGACCAACCTGTGCCAGGCGGTGCGGGCCACCCAGGGCAAGGGCCTGATGCCCGACGGCACCACGCGCTTCTCCTACAACGGCCAGCCGATCTACCACTACATGGGCTGCAGCACCTTCAGCGAGTACACGGTGGTGCCGGAGATCTCGCTGGCCGTGGTCAATCCCGAAGCGCCGCTGGAGAAGGTCTGCCTGCTCGGCTGCGGCGTCACCACCGGCATCGGCGCGGTGCACAACACGGCGAAGGTGAAGGAAGGCGACAGCGTCGCGGTGTTCGGCCTGGGCGGCATCGGCCTGGCGGTGATCCAGGGCGCGGTGCAGGCCAAGGCCGGGCGCATCCTGGCCATCGACACCAATCCGGGCAAGTTCGAGCTGGCGCGCAGCATGGGCGCCACCGACTGCATCAACCCGAAGGATTACAGCAAGCCGATCCAGGAGGTCATCGTCGAGCTGACCGACGGCGGCGTGGACTTCAGTTTCGAGTGCATCGGCAACGTGCACGTGATGCGTTCGGCGCTGGAGTGCTGCCACAAGGGCTGGGGCGAGAGCGTCATCATCGGCGTGGCCGGCGCCGGCCAGGAAATCAGCACGCGTCCGTTCCAACTGGTCACCGGCCGCGTCTGGCGCGGTAGCGCGTTCGGCGGGGTCAAGGGCCGCACCCAGCTGCCCGGCATGGTGGAGCAGGCGATGCACGGCGAGATCGACCTCGATCCGTTCATCACCCACACCCTGCCGCTGGACGAGATCAACGAAGCCTTCCACCTGATGCACGAGGGCAAGTCGATCCGTACCGTCATCCACTTCTGA
- the gfa gene encoding S-(hydroxymethyl)glutathione synthase yields the protein MSTVTIHPSVDAGVRAGAEQFQGGTLECHCASDKVVVDVGAQTAHNHACGCTKCWKPKGATFSVVAVVARDKVKVTAHPEKLKVVDESATIRRHACTGCGVHMYGRIENTEHPFYGLDFVHTELSPQQGWSAPGFAAFVSSIIESGTPPEAMDGVRKRLRELQLEPYDCLSPPLMDAISTHVARKNGVLH from the coding sequence ATGAGTACTGTGACGATTCATCCGTCGGTGGATGCCGGCGTGCGTGCCGGCGCGGAGCAGTTCCAGGGCGGCACCCTGGAATGCCACTGCGCCAGCGACAAGGTGGTGGTGGACGTGGGTGCGCAGACCGCGCACAACCATGCCTGCGGCTGTACCAAGTGCTGGAAGCCGAAGGGCGCGACCTTCTCGGTGGTGGCGGTGGTGGCACGCGACAAGGTCAAGGTCACCGCGCATCCGGAGAAGCTGAAGGTGGTGGACGAGAGCGCGACGATCCGTCGTCACGCCTGCACCGGCTGTGGCGTGCACATGTACGGACGCATCGAGAACACCGAGCATCCGTTCTACGGCCTGGATTTCGTGCATACCGAACTGTCGCCGCAGCAGGGCTGGTCGGCACCGGGCTTCGCCGCGTTCGTGTCGTCGATCATCGAGAGCGGCACGCCTCCGGAGGCGATGGACGGGGTACGCAAGCGCCTGCGCGAACTGCAGCTGGAACCGTACGACTGCCTGTCGCCGCCGCTGATGGACGCGATCTCCACCCACGTGGCGCGCAAGAACGGCGTGCTGCACTGA
- the fghA gene encoding S-formylglutathione hydrolase, with translation MERIEHHACCGGWQDVYRHDSAVLGCPMQVAVYLPPQAEHATLPVLYWLSGLTCTEQNFITKAGAQRYAAEHGVILVAPDTSPRGEQVADAEGYDLGKGAGFYVNATQAPWAAHYRMYDYVVQELPALIEAQFPHNGRRAISGHSMGGHGALVIALKNPGRYRSVSAFSPIVAPTQVPWGEKAFTAYLGEDRAQWQAYDASVLIGSASERLPLLIDQGGGDEFLEKQLRPQLLQAAAEAAGYPVTLRVQPGYDHSYYFIGSFIGEHIAFHARALQG, from the coding sequence ATGGAACGCATCGAACACCATGCCTGCTGCGGCGGCTGGCAGGACGTCTATCGCCACGACTCGGCCGTGCTCGGCTGCCCCATGCAGGTGGCCGTGTACCTGCCGCCGCAGGCCGAGCACGCCACGCTGCCGGTGCTGTACTGGCTCAGCGGCCTCACCTGCACCGAGCAGAACTTCATCACCAAGGCCGGCGCGCAGCGCTACGCGGCCGAGCACGGGGTGATCCTGGTGGCGCCCGACACGAGTCCGCGTGGCGAGCAGGTCGCCGATGCCGAGGGCTACGACCTGGGCAAGGGTGCCGGCTTCTACGTCAACGCCACACAGGCGCCGTGGGCTGCGCACTACCGCATGTACGACTACGTGGTGCAGGAACTGCCGGCGTTGATCGAAGCGCAGTTTCCGCACAACGGCCGCCGCGCGATCAGCGGGCATTCGATGGGCGGTCACGGCGCGTTGGTCATCGCGCTGAAGAATCCCGGCCGCTACCGCAGCGTGTCGGCGTTCTCGCCGATCGTGGCGCCGACCCAGGTGCCGTGGGGCGAGAAGGCGTTCACCGCCTACCTGGGCGAGGACCGCGCGCAATGGCAGGCGTACGACGCCAGCGTGCTGATCGGCAGCGCCAGCGAGCGCCTGCCGCTGCTGATCGACCAGGGCGGCGGCGACGAGTTCCTCGAGAAGCAGTTGCGTCCGCAGCTGCTGCAGGCCGCCGCCGAGGCAGCGGGTTATCCGGTGACCCTGCGCGTGCAGCCCGGCTACGACCACAGCTACTACTTCATCGGCAGCTTCATCGGCGAGCACATCGCCTTCCACGCACGCGCGCTGCAGGGCTGA
- a CDS encoding PLP-dependent aminotransferase family protein: MRLYEALASQLRDQIAQGTLRAGERLPSIRQLAAGHGISAATAVQACLQLEREGRVQARPRSGYFVRAAATPVPTGAGPSRRRAPGTVANPALQGVLDMLARSDLVPLHTATPTAALLPGAHLASALARQLRRQRSAALDYAPPQGHAALRRQIAQRYAHCATAVAADEVVVTAGAMEAISLALRTLTAPGDVVLVETPTYHGILQAVAALRLKVLEVPNRPGQGIDATRLDALLQRTPARAAVLVPNFNNPLGSLTPDNAKRSLLDSCARHGTVVIEDDIYGELDWSGQRPRPLRHFDTHGNVITCGAFSKVLAPGLRVGWLLGGAWTDALVRAKYFSTIGGASLPQLALADYLERHDLERHLRKLRRTLADNGQRLREAVLRHWPAGTRIGDPAGGLSLWLQLADAGSGQVLFEAALAEGIGTSPGHLFSSRGDYADHLRLSCGQPWSETLEHAMRRLGALAARLSR; the protein is encoded by the coding sequence ATGCGCCTGTACGAAGCCCTCGCCAGCCAGTTGCGCGACCAGATCGCGCAAGGCACGCTGCGCGCCGGCGAGCGCCTGCCGTCGATCCGGCAACTGGCCGCCGGCCACGGCATCAGCGCCGCCACCGCGGTGCAGGCCTGCCTGCAGCTGGAACGCGAAGGCCGGGTGCAGGCGCGGCCGCGCTCGGGCTATTTCGTGCGCGCCGCGGCGACGCCGGTGCCGACCGGCGCCGGCCCGTCGCGACGACGCGCCCCGGGCACAGTCGCCAATCCCGCGCTGCAAGGTGTGCTGGACATGCTCGCGCGTTCGGACCTGGTGCCGCTGCACACGGCCACGCCGACGGCGGCGCTGCTGCCCGGCGCGCACCTGGCCAGCGCACTGGCGCGGCAACTGCGCCGCCAGCGCAGCGCCGCGCTCGACTACGCACCACCGCAGGGCCACGCCGCGCTGCGCCGGCAGATCGCGCAGCGCTACGCGCACTGCGCCACCGCCGTGGCGGCCGACGAGGTGGTGGTGACCGCCGGCGCGATGGAGGCGATCAGCCTGGCGCTGCGCACCCTCACCGCGCCCGGCGACGTGGTGCTGGTCGAGACCCCGACCTACCACGGCATCCTGCAAGCGGTGGCGGCGCTACGCCTGAAAGTGCTGGAGGTGCCCAACCGGCCCGGCCAGGGCATCGACGCCACGCGCCTGGACGCGCTGCTGCAGCGCACGCCGGCGCGCGCCGCGGTGCTGGTGCCGAACTTCAACAATCCGCTCGGCAGCCTCACGCCCGACAACGCCAAGCGCAGCCTGCTCGACAGTTGCGCACGCCACGGCACGGTGGTGATCGAGGACGACATCTACGGCGAACTCGACTGGTCGGGACAGCGCCCACGGCCGCTGCGCCATTTCGACACGCACGGCAACGTGATCACCTGCGGCGCCTTCTCCAAGGTGCTGGCGCCCGGCCTGCGCGTGGGCTGGCTGCTCGGCGGCGCCTGGACCGACGCGTTGGTGCGTGCCAAATACTTCTCCACCATCGGCGGCGCCAGCCTGCCGCAACTGGCCCTGGCCGACTACCTAGAGCGGCACGACCTGGAACGCCACCTGCGCAAGCTGCGCCGCACCCTGGCCGACAACGGCCAGCGCCTGCGCGAGGCAGTGCTGCGGCACTGGCCCGCCGGCACCCGCATCGGCGACCCGGCCGGCGGCCTGTCGCTGTGGCTGCAATTGGCCGACGCCGGCAGTGGCCAGGTGCTGTTCGAGGCCGCCCTGGCCGAGGGCATCGGCACCTCGCCCGGGCATCTGTTCTCCAGCCGCGGCGACTACGCCGACCACCTGCGGCTGAGCTGCGGCCAGCCGTGGAGCGAGACCCTGGAACACGCGATGCGGCGGCTGGGCGCGCTGGCTGCGCGGCTGTCGCGCTGA
- a CDS encoding PhzF family phenazine biosynthesis protein codes for MQLPLFIVDAFTTVRFRGNPAAVVPLQAWLPDALMQAIASENNLSETAFFVREADGAFAIRWFSPLREVAFCGHATLASAFVVATQGLAPLPLRFRAAAVGELAVDREADGRFVLRFPNQAPTALATVPQELAQALSIAPQAAYRNAQAYIAVYADEAQVRAVVPDLARMLALAPRDVAVTAPGRFHDFVSRYFWPANGGVEDPVTGSIHAALAPLWAQRLGKQDLRAWQASARGGELDCRVLPDHVQVRGAAVQYLHGTIAL; via the coding sequence GTGCAGCTGCCGCTGTTCATCGTCGATGCGTTCACCACGGTGCGGTTCCGCGGCAACCCGGCCGCGGTGGTGCCGCTGCAGGCCTGGCTGCCGGATGCGCTGATGCAGGCCATCGCCAGCGAGAACAATCTGTCGGAGACCGCGTTCTTCGTGCGCGAGGCCGACGGCGCGTTCGCGATCCGCTGGTTCTCGCCGCTGCGCGAAGTGGCGTTCTGTGGCCATGCCACCCTGGCCAGCGCCTTCGTCGTCGCCACCCAGGGCCTGGCACCGCTGCCCTTGCGGTTCCGCGCCGCGGCGGTCGGCGAGTTGGCGGTGGACCGCGAGGCCGACGGGCGTTTCGTCCTGCGCTTCCCGAACCAGGCGCCGACCGCATTGGCGACGGTGCCGCAGGAACTCGCGCAGGCGCTGTCGATCGCGCCGCAGGCGGCGTACCGCAACGCCCAGGCCTACATCGCCGTGTACGCGGACGAAGCCCAGGTGCGTGCGGTGGTGCCGGACCTGGCGCGGATGCTGGCGCTGGCGCCGCGCGATGTCGCGGTCACCGCGCCCGGCCGCTTCCACGATTTCGTATCGCGCTATTTCTGGCCGGCCAACGGCGGCGTCGAGGATCCGGTGACCGGCTCGATCCACGCCGCGCTGGCGCCGCTGTGGGCGCAGCGCCTGGGCAAGCAGGACCTGCGCGCGTGGCAGGCCTCGGCGCGCGGCGGCGAACTGGATTGCCGGGTACTGCCGGACCACGTGCAGGTGCGCGGCGCGGCCGTGCAGTACCTGCACGGGACCATTGCGCTGTGA